The following nucleotide sequence is from Solanum dulcamara chromosome 7, daSolDulc1.2, whole genome shotgun sequence.
TAGTGCATTAGCTCATAGAACTGATTTTTTACATTTGACGTCCTTTTTTTCGTAGAAATTAAATGATGAACAAGTGTGGGACTATCAACTTTGAGATAACAACTATAAAAGGAAACTTCACAATTTATTAGTTTAATGAAGCATACAAATTCAATTgaaacataaaagaaaaaaacacaCTAGTGTGATAATACGTCTTAATCTCACTTTATTGGGAATAATCAACCGAAACTAGTCACAAAATTGTGATTTCCTAAAGTGctattttcattaatcattcGGTATCGTAAATTCATCCGATCCTATTAATTTGAATTCGTTCGTACAATCTCACTAAGAAATAAAACACTTCTTACTGAGAAATTCCTCTTCCGAAGGCTCGAACCCAATTTCTCAAATACTCTTAAATTAACAAAGACATTCTTTGTTATTAGTAGTTGTAGAAAAAGGTATAAATAGTCTTCTTTCTTATTTattagaatatttttacattttttcatgttaaattaattaaataatttgaaaaatatttttctctagaaaaataaaattttggttGAAAAACTTTCACAATGAATGTAGAAAAACAAGTTACTGTTTATGAATGACATTCAACATTCATTGTATTCTCCTCACCTTTTAACACACCTCATTTTCACCTACATTCATTGTATTCTCTTTGCCTTTTAACACACCTTATTTTCACCTACACCACCTTTCATAGTATTTATCTAAATTACATACAAATTCTTTTAGAAAAATATCTcttacttaaaataaaaaattacttattttcctaaatttttttttcacgaaacacattttttttttttttacctaacACACCCACAGTCTTGTTTGTTATTTTAGTTTTCATGAAAATTGAGACAAAACATACCTTATCGCATCGAGAGGATGTGAGAGCCACCAACAAATCAATCAAAtaggaaaataaaaaatgtaatcAACCGTCCAAATGACTTTATAAGCCCCTAAATATATACCAACATTAATAGAAGTTTGAAGATAATGCTAAAAGGTCCCACTCCCCCCTTGAAACCTTAAATAGATAATGCATCGTGACAAAACACCCAATGTTAGTTTCCCATTTAATTATATCATCCTCTTTAGCTTACAAACAAAAAACCAAGGATTAACATCAAATCATTTGAATACTTTAGTATTAATACAAGGCCTTAATTAGTTTggtataatttattaaatactgTATAGAACAGCATTTcatttataatttcttcttctcttccttcttccttcattattttttttccttactAATTATGGCTGTGAGACACTCTCTTTTTGCTTCTTCTACTCATCTAATATGGAAATCATGTTCCACCAAAAGGGAAAATCCTGCACAAAGAGTAGTGTTGGTGTACTCATGTGCAAGTGATCAAAATATTTCAATCAAAGCTACTGCTCTTCAGATCAGATCAACTTCAACCCAAAAACTTAAGGTTTTTTTTTCATGTCATCTTGAATCCCCTTGGTCAAAAAGTAatactatacataaaaattGGTGAAAATCGCCTTGCCAGTTAAGTGTACCACTACAATTGCTTACTAATAAAAATTTCTTTTCACTATTGATATGATAGGTATTTGAAGATGAGTCAACGGGAATAGTTTGTTATAGAGATGAGAATGGAGAGATCACTTGTGAAGGATATGATGAAGGTCCTCGTTACTGCCAAAAATTCCACAGattttcttctaattcaagGTACGTACGTAACcataataataattaagtgTTCATATGGAAATAGACAAGCGACTTATTATTACTTCATTTCTATATGCAGAGATGAAGAAATCAAAGAGCTCCTCCAAAGATGCTGGTTTCATGTAACTGATTGAGTTCAGTTAGGATCTCACCACTTTCAGACTACTGACAAATAACACAACAAAACAGGGATTGCTTGTTTCAGTGTTCTACCTACCTTGTTCTGTAGTGTTCAGTAGTATGCTTAAAGGGTCTTCCTTTTCATGCTCCAAATGTAATTAATTTTCCCATTTCAACACATTGTTTGTTTCTGCTTCAATCACTTTTACTGGGTTGGGTCAGAT
It contains:
- the LOC129895979 gene encoding uncharacterized protein LOC129895979, with amino-acid sequence MAVRHSLFASSTHLIWKSCSTKRENPAQRVVLVYSCASDQNISIKATALQIRSTSTQKLKVFEDESTGIVCYRDENGEITCEGYDEGPRYCQKFHRFSSNSRDEEIKELLQRCWFHVTD